A single region of the Brachypodium distachyon strain Bd21 chromosome 3, Brachypodium_distachyon_v3.0, whole genome shotgun sequence genome encodes:
- the LOC100837885 gene encoding ethylene-responsive transcription factor WIN1 codes for MVQPKKKFRGVRQRHWGSWVSEIRHPLLKRRVWLGTFETAEEAARAYDEAAVLMSGRNAKTNFPVQRSSTGDPAPAAGRDVRGGNGGGSSSSSMSNLSQILSAKLRKCCKAPSPSLTCLRLDPEKSHIGVWQKRAGARADSNWVMTVELNKGVGLPSDVEAQSTISTATTSSSVSTMDDEEKLTLQMIEELLSRSGPVSPSHGEDEGDFVV; via the exons ATGGTGCAACCCAAGAAGAAGTTTCGTGGAGTCAGGCAGCGCCACTGGGGCTCTTGGGTCTCCGAGATCAGACACCCCCTCCT TAAAAGGAGGGTATGGCTCGGTACCTTcgagacggccgaggaggctgCACGGGCTTACGACGAGGCCGCCGTGTTGATGAGTGGCCGCAATGCCAAGACCAACTTTCCTGTTCAGAGGAGCAGCACTGGTGATCCTGCCCCAGCTGCAGGCCGGGATGTCCGGGGTGGCAACGGTGGTggcagcagctcctcctcaaTGAGCAACCTGTCCCAGATCCTCAGTGCCAAGCTCCGCAAGTGCTGCAAGGCACCATCTCCATCCCTAACCTGCCTTCGCCTTGACCCTGAGAAGTCCCACATTGGTGTCTGGCAGAAGCGCGCGGGGGCCCGCGCTGACTCCAACTGGGTTATGACCGTGGAGCTCAACAAAGGGGTGGGGCTACCCAGCGATGTTGAGGCGCAGTCCACAATATCAACAGCAACAACTTCTTCATCGGTGAGTACAATGGATGATGAGGAGAAGCTCACACTGCAGATGATCGAGGAGCTGCTGAGCAGGAGCGGTCCAGTTTCACCTTCACATGGAGAAGACGAAGGCGACTTCGTCGTCTGA
- the LOC100830215 gene encoding DEAD-box ATP-dependent RNA helicase 41 isoform X2, whose product MGQVENDSADNLVAPSDASKELEDLRVKERCIEQREALPGEPRCVICGRYGEYICDQTDDDICSVECKTSLLARIAAKTKPPVKAPVRVDVPFGDESFCVRDNNFPDIPSLRASQIASLRTKLDICVKDTGSGKTVSFLVPIIAHCSRGRSEQCTSKRGPLAIVLAPTRELCLQVEEQAKVLGKGLPFKTALVVGGDPLAQQIYRIENGIELIVGTPGRLIDLLMKHNVDLDDVSVFVLDEVDCLLERGFRDQAMQIFRALSRPQVMMFSATIHSEVEKLSNSMANNMIHISCGNPNRPNKSVKQVVIWVETKQKKQKILEIMKSKQHFKPPAVIFVSSRVGADLLSEALTAAIGLEVISIHGEKTMKERRERLRRFLTGEVSVVVCTGVLGRGMDLLKVCQVILFDMPNSIDEYVHQVGRASRMGEEGKAIVFVNEEDRKLFRELAQVLKTAGAPIPRELASSNYTSGISLGIDRKRKLSSRARS is encoded by the exons ATCTACGAGTGAAGGAAAGATGCATTGAGCAGAGAGAAGCTCTTCCTGGGGAGCCTCGCTGCGTGATATGTGGTCGATACGGTGAATATATATGTGATCAGACTGATGACGACATCTGCAGTGTGGAATGCAAAACTTCTCTTCTTGCTAGGATCGCTGCTAAAACAAAGCCGCCAGTAAAAGCACCAGTACGGGTAGATGTTCCTTTTGGTGATGAGAGCTTCTGTGTCAGGGACAACAATTTTCCTGATATACCGAGTTTGCGCGCCAGCCAGATCGCTTCCCTGAGAACTAAACTTGACATCTGTGTAAAGG ATACTGGTTCAGGGAAAACAGTTTCTTTTCTAGTTCCTATAATTGCACATTGTTCACGGGGACGGTCAGAACAATGTACGAGCAAGCGAGGGCCACTGGCTATAGTCCTTGCTCCAACTAGAGAGCTATGCCTGCAGGTGGAAGAGCAAGCAAAAGTGCTAGGAAAGGGTTTACCTTTTAAAACTGCTTTAGTCGTTGGTGGGGATCCCTTGGCTCAGCAGATATATAGAATTGAAAATGGTATCGAGTTAATTGTTGGTACCCCTGGGAGACTAATTGATCTCCTCATGAAACACAATGTTGACCTTGATGATGTTTcagtatttgttttggatgAAGTGGACTGCTTGCTAGAGAGGGGATTCAGAGATCAGGCCATGCAGATCTTTCGGGCACTCTCACGTCCGCAGGTTATGATGTTTTCAGCAACAATACATTCTGAAGTCGAGAAGCTGTCAAACTCAATGGCTAACAATATGATACATATTTCTTGTGGGAACCCAAACAGACCAAACAAATCAGTTAAACAAGTGGTCATTTGGGTGGAGACTAAgcagaagaagcagaagataCTTGAGATAATGAAGAGCAAGCAGCACTTCAAACCTCCTGCTGTCATATTTGTGAGTTCCAGAGTTGGTGCTGATCTCTTGTCTGAAGCACTTACTGCTGCTATTGGGTTGGAGGTTATTTCTATTCATGGTGAGAAGACAAtgaaagagagaagagaaagattGAGAAGGTTTCTCACAGGAGAAGTATCTGTTGTTGTTTGTACAGGGGTCTTGGGACGTGGAATGGATCTCCTGAAAGTATGCCAAGTGATATTGTTTGACATGCCAAATTCAATTGATGAATATGTTCACCAAGTTGGAAGAGCATCTAGAATGGGTGAGGAGGGCAAGGCTATTGTCTTTGTGAATGAAGAGGATAGAAAACTTTTCAGAGAGCTTGCTCAGGTTCTGAAGACAGCAGGGGCTCCCATTCCCCGGGAACTCGCAAGTTCAAATTACACAAGTGGCATCTCTCTTGGCATTGATAGGAAGAGAAAATTGAGTTCCAGGGCCCGCTCTTGA
- the LOC100830215 gene encoding DEAD-box ATP-dependent RNA helicase 41 isoform X1, translating to MGQVENDSADNLVAPSDASKELEDLRVKERCIEQREALPGEPRCVICGRYGEYICDQTDDDICSVECKTSLLARIAAKTKPPVKAPVRVDVPFGDESFCVRDNNFPDIPSLRASQIASLRTKLDICVKGEAIPDPVMCFSSCGLPEKLVHNLETAGYTMPTPVQMQVISASLSDRSLLVSADTGSGKTVSFLVPIIAHCSRGRSEQCTSKRGPLAIVLAPTRELCLQVEEQAKVLGKGLPFKTALVVGGDPLAQQIYRIENGIELIVGTPGRLIDLLMKHNVDLDDVSVFVLDEVDCLLERGFRDQAMQIFRALSRPQVMMFSATIHSEVEKLSNSMANNMIHISCGNPNRPNKSVKQVVIWVETKQKKQKILEIMKSKQHFKPPAVIFVSSRVGADLLSEALTAAIGLEVISIHGEKTMKERRERLRRFLTGEVSVVVCTGVLGRGMDLLKVCQVILFDMPNSIDEYVHQVGRASRMGEEGKAIVFVNEEDRKLFRELAQVLKTAGAPIPRELASSNYTSGISLGIDRKRKLSSRARS from the coding sequence ATCTACGAGTGAAGGAAAGATGCATTGAGCAGAGAGAAGCTCTTCCTGGGGAGCCTCGCTGCGTGATATGTGGTCGATACGGTGAATATATATGTGATCAGACTGATGACGACATCTGCAGTGTGGAATGCAAAACTTCTCTTCTTGCTAGGATCGCTGCTAAAACAAAGCCGCCAGTAAAAGCACCAGTACGGGTAGATGTTCCTTTTGGTGATGAGAGCTTCTGTGTCAGGGACAACAATTTTCCTGATATACCGAGTTTGCGCGCCAGCCAGATCGCTTCCCTGAGAACTAAACTTGACATCTGTGTAAAGGGTGAGGCTATTCCTGATCCAGTAATGTGTTTCTCTTCCTGTGGTCTTCCTGAAAAGCTTGTGCACAATCTTGAGACAGCAGGATATACTATGCCTACTCCAGTGCAGATGCAAGTCATCTCTGCATCTTTAAGTGATAGAAGCTTACTTGTCTCTGCAGATACTGGTTCAGGGAAAACAGTTTCTTTTCTAGTTCCTATAATTGCACATTGTTCACGGGGACGGTCAGAACAATGTACGAGCAAGCGAGGGCCACTGGCTATAGTCCTTGCTCCAACTAGAGAGCTATGCCTGCAGGTGGAAGAGCAAGCAAAAGTGCTAGGAAAGGGTTTACCTTTTAAAACTGCTTTAGTCGTTGGTGGGGATCCCTTGGCTCAGCAGATATATAGAATTGAAAATGGTATCGAGTTAATTGTTGGTACCCCTGGGAGACTAATTGATCTCCTCATGAAACACAATGTTGACCTTGATGATGTTTcagtatttgttttggatgAAGTGGACTGCTTGCTAGAGAGGGGATTCAGAGATCAGGCCATGCAGATCTTTCGGGCACTCTCACGTCCGCAGGTTATGATGTTTTCAGCAACAATACATTCTGAAGTCGAGAAGCTGTCAAACTCAATGGCTAACAATATGATACATATTTCTTGTGGGAACCCAAACAGACCAAACAAATCAGTTAAACAAGTGGTCATTTGGGTGGAGACTAAgcagaagaagcagaagataCTTGAGATAATGAAGAGCAAGCAGCACTTCAAACCTCCTGCTGTCATATTTGTGAGTTCCAGAGTTGGTGCTGATCTCTTGTCTGAAGCACTTACTGCTGCTATTGGGTTGGAGGTTATTTCTATTCATGGTGAGAAGACAAtgaaagagagaagagaaagattGAGAAGGTTTCTCACAGGAGAAGTATCTGTTGTTGTTTGTACAGGGGTCTTGGGACGTGGAATGGATCTCCTGAAAGTATGCCAAGTGATATTGTTTGACATGCCAAATTCAATTGATGAATATGTTCACCAAGTTGGAAGAGCATCTAGAATGGGTGAGGAGGGCAAGGCTATTGTCTTTGTGAATGAAGAGGATAGAAAACTTTTCAGAGAGCTTGCTCAGGTTCTGAAGACAGCAGGGGCTCCCATTCCCCGGGAACTCGCAAGTTCAAATTACACAAGTGGCATCTCTCTTGGCATTGATAGGAAGAGAAAATTGAGTTCCAGGGCCCGCTCTTGA